From a single Fusobacterium pseudoperiodonticum genomic region:
- a CDS encoding aspartate kinase, whose protein sequence is MLKVAKFGGSSVASAEQFKKVKEIVKMDSSRKFVVVSAIGKADKEDNKITDLLYLCYAHIKYNMNCDAVFSIIEKKFCDIAKELNLQFNIKGELAQLKEKLDQKSVSEEYLVSRGEYFTALLMAEYLGYRFIDAKDVIFYNYDNTFDYIKSEKAFQEITKTGENFIIPGFYGSFPNRDVKLMTRGGGDVTGAIVASLANADVYENWTDVSGVLMADPRIIPNPLPIEVINYNELRELSYMGASVLHEEAVFPVALKKIPIQIRNTNRPEDLGTIINNSDEGAFKHVITGIAGKKDFSIITIRKVHMSNEVGLIRKALSVFEDYNVSIEHIPSGVDSFSVVVETKAVKPFVHELMGKLKKATSAGEVTLTTEISLIATVGLGMKNYKGLSGRLFSAIGKAGINIVVISQTSDEINIIVGVHNSDYERTIRTIYYEFNPQ, encoded by the coding sequence ATGTTAAAAGTTGCAAAATTTGGAGGAAGTTCTGTTGCAAGTGCAGAACAGTTTAAAAAAGTTAAAGAAATAGTTAAGATGGACTCAAGCCGTAAATTTGTTGTTGTAAGTGCTATTGGAAAAGCAGATAAAGAAGATAACAAAATAACAGATTTATTGTATCTTTGTTATGCACATATAAAATATAATATGAATTGTGATGCAGTTTTTAGCATAATTGAAAAGAAATTCTGTGATATAGCTAAAGAACTAAATTTACAATTTAATATAAAGGGAGAACTTGCACAATTAAAAGAAAAATTAGACCAAAAAAGTGTATCAGAAGAATATTTAGTTAGCCGTGGAGAATATTTTACAGCATTATTAATGGCAGAATATCTAGGTTATAGATTTATAGATGCTAAAGATGTAATTTTCTATAATTATGATAACACTTTCGATTACATTAAGAGTGAAAAAGCATTCCAAGAAATAACTAAAACAGGTGAAAACTTTATTATACCAGGATTCTATGGTTCTTTCCCTAATAGAGATGTTAAACTTATGACACGTGGAGGAGGGGACGTTACAGGAGCAATAGTTGCCAGCCTTGCTAATGCAGATGTCTATGAAAACTGGACAGATGTTTCAGGAGTTTTAATGGCAGATCCAAGAATAATTCCTAATCCACTTCCTATTGAAGTTATAAACTACAATGAACTTAGAGAATTATCATATATGGGGGCAAGTGTTTTACACGAAGAAGCAGTATTCCCTGTTGCACTAAAGAAAATTCCTATACAAATTCGTAACACAAATAGACCTGAAGATCTAGGAACTATAATAAATAATAGTGATGAAGGAGCATTTAAACATGTAATAACAGGTATAGCAGGAAAAAAAGATTTCTCTATTATCACAATAAGAAAAGTTCATATGTCTAATGAAGTAGGTTTAATAAGAAAGGCTTTAAGTGTTTTTGAAGACTATAATGTAAGTATAGAACATATTCCAAGTGGAGTTGATTCATTCTCTGTTGTAGTTGAAACTAAAGCAGTAAAACCTTTTGTTCATGAACTTATGGGAAAACTAAAAAAAGCTACTTCAGCAGGAGAAGTTACTTTGACAACTGAAATCTCTTTAATAGCTACAGTAGGACTAGGAATGAAGAATTATAAAGGGTTATCAGGAAGATTATTCTCTGCAATAGGTAAAGCAGGAATAAACATAGTTGTAATTTCTCAAACAAGTGATGAAATCAATATTATAGTTGGAGTACATAATTCAGATTATGAAAGAACTATAAGAACTATTTATTATGAATTCAATCCTCAATAA
- a CDS encoding toxin-antitoxin system YwqK family antitoxin — translation MKKNFTVYTLIIFIFSSFSIFAEREVNYEDLKYNEKTELIYANDEKEPFTGIAKDYYEDKSLKAELTYTNGILEGEAKQYYQSGKLKSTAIFSNGLLNGQCIGYYESGNIEYEENYLDDELNGSVKDYYENGQLKAELNYKNGKLDGLEKEYHQNGQLYIEENYKDGKLEGESTNYDEKGNITSKRIYKDDGFEVLIGDGSDTADNALTDENIENKVKNYTTIFAFGTVIIGLIIFTIFKMFKSFPKTSHLTDEQRSRIFKILMKHDEGNKELFSSYTFNGVGSSYYRVASMMVDNEKVYIYAKIFSFIYLPTPITFGYLFGYSKDHILASYSNATFKEIKKEIEDTVLHM, via the coding sequence ATGAAAAAGAATTTTACTGTCTATACTTTAATTATTTTTATTTTTAGTTCTTTCAGTATTTTTGCAGAAAGGGAAGTAAATTATGAAGATTTAAAATACAATGAAAAAACAGAACTTATATATGCTAATGATGAAAAAGAACCTTTTACTGGAATAGCAAAAGATTATTATGAAGACAAAAGTTTAAAAGCTGAACTTACTTATACTAATGGAATACTAGAAGGTGAGGCAAAACAATATTACCAAAGTGGGAAATTAAAATCTACAGCTATTTTTTCTAATGGACTATTAAATGGACAATGTATAGGCTATTATGAAAGTGGGAACATAGAGTATGAGGAAAATTATCTAGATGATGAATTAAATGGTTCAGTTAAAGATTATTATGAAAATGGACAATTAAAAGCAGAACTTAACTATAAGAATGGTAAATTAGATGGACTTGAAAAAGAATATCATCAAAATGGACAATTATATATTGAAGAAAATTATAAAGATGGAAAATTAGAAGGCGAGTCAACTAATTATGATGAAAAAGGAAATATAACATCAAAAAGAATCTATAAAGATGATGGATTTGAAGTACTAATTGGTGATGGTTCAGATACAGCAGATAATGCACTAACAGATGAAAATATTGAAAATAAGGTTAAAAATTATACAACTATTTTTGCCTTTGGAACTGTTATAATAGGTCTTATAATTTTTACTATTTTTAAGATGTTTAAATCTTTTCCAAAAACTAGTCATTTAACTGATGAACAAAGAAGTAGAATCTTTAAAATTTTAATGAAGCATGATGAAGGAAATAAAGAACTTTTCTCATCTTACACTTTTAATGGTGTAGGTTCAAGTTATTATAGAGTAGCTTCTATGATGGTAGATAATGAAAAAGTATATATATATGCCAAAATATTTTCGTTTATATATTTACCAACTCCAATAACTTTTGGTTATCTATTTGGCTATAGTAAGGACCATATTTTAGCTAGTTATTCTAATGCAACTTTTAAAGAAATTAAGAAAGAAATAGAAGATACTGTTTTGCATATGTAA
- a CDS encoding toxin-antitoxin system YwqK family antitoxin, giving the protein MKKSFIIYTLIIFILTSFSIFAEREVDFEKLEYNEETELVYVEGEKEAFTGIAKYYSKDESSIFEFPYKNGKKEGRGKEYYLNGKFKSDAFFIDGLLQGKSIGYYENGNLEYEENYKDGKLDGLIKDYYENGQLKSELNYKNGQLDGLARAYHENGQLHIEENYKDGKLEGESTNYDENGNLTSKAIYKDDEMVENLFGDTEEDTSSKNNKLKGYTGSIILCGLIGLYVFLTAYKMLKSFPKTSHLTDEQRSRIFKILMKHDEGNKELFSSYTLNGVGSSYYRVASMMVDNEKMYIYAKMLSFVYLPTPITFGYLFGYSKDHILASYSNETFKEVKKEIEDTVLHM; this is encoded by the coding sequence ATGAAGAAAAGTTTTATTATCTACACTTTAATTATTTTTATTTTAACTTCTTTCAGTATTTTTGCAGAAAGGGAAGTAGATTTTGAAAAACTTGAATACAATGAAGAGACTGAGCTTGTTTATGTTGAAGGTGAAAAAGAAGCTTTTACAGGAATAGCAAAATATTATTCTAAAGATGAAAGTTCAATATTTGAATTTCCATATAAAAACGGAAAAAAAGAAGGTAGAGGAAAAGAGTATTATCTTAATGGTAAATTTAAATCTGATGCATTTTTTATTGATGGTTTATTACAAGGGAAATCAATAGGTTATTATGAAAATGGAAATTTAGAGTATGAAGAAAACTACAAAGATGGAAAATTAGATGGTTTAATTAAAGATTATTATGAAAATGGGCAATTAAAATCAGAACTTAACTATAAGAATGGGCAATTAGATGGACTTGCAAGAGCATATCATGAGAATGGACAACTACATATTGAAGAAAATTATAAAGATGGGAAATTAGAAGGTGAGTCAACTAATTATGATGAAAATGGGAATTTAACATCAAAAGCAATTTATAAAGACGATGAAATGGTTGAAAATTTATTTGGAGACACTGAAGAAGATACTTCAAGTAAAAATAATAAACTTAAAGGCTACACAGGATCTATTATACTTTGTGGACTTATAGGTCTATATGTATTTTTAACTGCTTATAAGATGCTTAAATCTTTTCCAAAAACTAGTCATTTAACAGATGAACAAAGAAGTAGAATCTTTAAAATTTTAATGAAGCATGATGAAGGAAATAAAGAGCTTTTCTCATCTTATACTTTGAATGGAGTAGGTTCAAGTTATTATAGAGTAGCTTCTATGATGGTAGATAATGAAAAAATGTATATATATGCAAAAATGCTTTCATTTGTATATCTACCAACTCCAATAACTTTTGGTTATCTATTTGGTTATAGTAAGGATCATATTTTAGCTAGTTATTCTAATGAAACTTTTAAAGAAGTTAAGAAAGAAATAGAGGATACAGTTTTACATATGTAA
- a CDS encoding toxin-antitoxin system YwqK family antitoxin: MKKSFIIYTFIIFIFSSFSIFAEREAKLEELKYNEETELMYVNDEKEPFTGIAKDFYEDNSLKVEYPYKNGKIEGLAKEYYPNGKLKSEENFVDGLLNGKAITYYENGNIEYEENYKDGKLEGEIVFYDENGNMELKAIYKDDKVDKVIDVKTGEEISDEKNKFEDYLEYSIFGVIIALYIFFIIFKFKSFPKTSNLSDEQREKILKILIQNDENKKEIFSASKFYGIGTGYSKVASLVVDSQEVYIKAKIFSFLFIPVPIVLGYLLCYDEDQILASYSKTTFKEVKKKIQETILHL; the protein is encoded by the coding sequence ATGAAGAAAAGTTTTATTATCTACACTTTTATTATTTTTATTTTTAGTTCTTTCAGTATTTTTGCTGAGAGAGAAGCTAAATTAGAAGAACTTAAATATAATGAAGAAACTGAACTTATGTATGTTAATGATGAAAAAGAACCTTTTACTGGAATAGCAAAAGATTTTTATGAAGATAATAGTTTAAAAGTAGAATATCCATATAAAAATGGAAAAATTGAAGGCTTAGCAAAGGAGTATTATCCTAATGGCAAGTTAAAATCTGAAGAGAATTTTGTAGATGGTCTACTAAATGGAAAAGCCATAACTTATTATGAAAATGGAAATATAGAGTATGAAGAAAACTATAAAGATGGAAAACTAGAAGGTGAAATAGTTTTTTATGATGAAAATGGAAACATGGAATTAAAAGCAATTTACAAAGACGATAAGGTAGATAAAGTAATAGATGTGAAGACAGGAGAAGAAATTTCAGATGAAAAGAATAAGTTTGAAGATTATCTAGAATATAGCATTTTTGGTGTAATAATAGCTTTGTATATATTTTTTATCATTTTTAAGTTTAAATCTTTTCCAAAAACTAGTAATTTATCAGATGAACAAAGAGAGAAAATATTAAAAATTTTAATACAAAATGATGAAAATAAAAAAGAGATTTTTTCAGCTTCTAAATTTTATGGAATAGGGACAGGCTATTCAAAAGTTGCTTCTCTAGTAGTAGATAGTCAAGAAGTATATATTAAGGCAAAGATTTTTTCATTTTTATTCATACCAGTTCCAATAGTTTTAGGTTATCTTCTTTGTTATGATGAAGATCAGATTTTAGCTAGTTATTCTAAGACAACTTTTAAAGAAGTGAAAAAAAAGATTCAAGAAACTATTTTACATTTGTAG
- a CDS encoding toxin-antitoxin system YwqK family antitoxin, giving the protein MKKNHIWLILVIFIFLGKTFLGTTEKEMNILELDQDEKTGLVYIKDSKKIFTGVGKTYYESGKLESIFRFKDGVLEGNGIGYYESGKISFTFNFTKGNINGITKSYYESGKIRTEKKFIDGKLDGSSKGYYENGKIAYEENYLNGKLNGNSKFYYENGNLKADLFYKNDMLDGTVIEYLEDGKKTSVSNYKNGKLEGEKLSYYKNGSLYIEANYSNDELDGDIKVYKKNGDLDYIAPYKNGKPLTAKRLKASDDMIDEISQDLKEILGDDIKITVKEENSLENKK; this is encoded by the coding sequence ATGAAAAAAAATCATATTTGGCTTATTTTAGTTATTTTTATTTTTTTAGGAAAAACTTTTTTGGGAACAACTGAAAAAGAGATGAATATTTTAGAGCTTGACCAAGATGAAAAAACGGGACTTGTTTACATTAAAGATAGTAAAAAAATATTTACTGGAGTTGGGAAAACTTATTATGAAAGTGGTAAATTAGAGTCAATTTTTCGTTTTAAAGATGGAGTTCTTGAAGGTAATGGAATAGGCTATTATGAATCAGGAAAAATAAGCTTTACATTTAACTTTACTAAGGGAAATATAAATGGGATAACTAAGAGCTATTATGAAAGTGGAAAAATACGAACTGAAAAAAAATTTATAGACGGTAAACTAGATGGAAGTTCAAAGGGCTACTATGAAAATGGTAAAATAGCTTATGAAGAGAACTATCTTAATGGTAAGTTAAATGGAAACAGTAAATTTTATTATGAAAATGGAAATTTAAAAGCTGATTTATTTTATAAAAATGATATGTTAGATGGTACTGTAATAGAATATCTTGAAGATGGTAAAAAAACTTCTGTTTCAAACTATAAAAATGGAAAACTTGAAGGGGAAAAATTAAGTTATTATAAAAATGGAAGCTTATATATTGAAGCTAATTATAGCAATGATGAGTTAGATGGAGATATAAAAGTCTATAAGAAAAATGGAGATTTAGATTATATTGCTCCTTATAAAAATGGAAAACCTTTAACTGCTAAAAGATTAAAAGCAAGTGATGATATGATTGATGAGATTAGTCAAGATTTAAAAGAGATATTAGGTGATGATATCAAAATCACAGTAAAAGAAGAAAATAGCTTAGAGAATAAAAAATAA